The Acinonyx jubatus isolate Ajub_Pintada_27869175 chromosome D1, VMU_Ajub_asm_v1.0, whole genome shotgun sequence genome includes a window with the following:
- the LOC106977777 gene encoding LOW QUALITY PROTEIN: E3 ubiquitin-protein ligase TRIM22 (The sequence of the model RefSeq protein was modified relative to this genomic sequence to represent the inferred CDS: inserted 2 bases in 1 codon; substituted 3 bases at 3 genomic stop codons) yields MDFLAQVNFKRELTYPICLELLTEPLSLDCGHTFCXDCITAKNRDSXQGGESNCPVCQCKYQLQNLXPNHPLAGIVERVRENRSPQKKKFCENHGKTLCVFCKEHGKAGCQHTAVSQEYHGHHIFLTEKVVKECQEKLQATLKKLRKEQQKVEELEVDIREERDSWKNHMQTERQRILKEFNEMKGLLDSKEKRVLQKLEEDKVNVLDNLVVARDQLDWQRQYLRGLISHIEHQIWGSSEDMMQDLINVMRRSESWILKRPNIVSKKPKSTYQIPDLKGTLQVFKVDVMLKPVNAILNITISADKRQVKGIQDFSLQNIHLCSFSLFDVLGCQHFSXGKYYWEVDVSEKIAWILGVHSKARSPKRKGSSGFVFDPNVYLPDVYSRYNPQFGYWVVGLQNESGYKVFEESSTFDPKVLTLCMTVPPRIGVFLDYEAGIVSFFNIANHGSLIYEFSRCQFFQTTYPYFNPWNCPVSIILCPPSS; encoded by the exons ATGGATTTTCTAGCACAGGTAAACTTTAAGAGGGAGTTGACCTACCCCATCTGCCTGGAGCTTCTGACAGAGCCCCTGAGCCTGGACTGTGGCCACACCTTCTGCTGAGATTGCATCACTGCAAAGAACAGGGACTC CCAAGGAGGGGAGAGCAACTGTCCTGTGTGCCAGTGCAAATATCAGCTTCAGAATCTCTGACCTAACCACCCTCTGGCCGGCATTGTGGAGAGAGTCAGGGAAAATAGGAGCCCACAGAAGAAAAAGTTCTGTGAGAATCATGGAAAAACACTCTGTGTCTTCTGTAAGGAGCATGGGAAGGCTGGTTGCCAGCACACTGCAGTGTCTCAGGAGTATCACGGTCATCATATATTCCTCACAGAGAAGGTGGTCAAGGAATGTCAG GAGAAACTCCAGGCAACGCTGAAGAAGCTGAGGAAGGAGCAGCAGAAAGTAGAAGAGCTTGAAGTTGacatcagagaggagagagattccTGGAAG AATCATATGCAGACTGAGAGACAAAGGATTCTGAAAGAGTTTAATGAAATGAAAGGCCTCCTGGACAGCAAGGAGAAGAGGGTGTTGCAAAAGCTGGAGGAAGACAAAGTAAATGTGTTGGATAACTTGGTAGTGGCCAGAGACCAGCTGGACTGGCAGAGGCAGTACTTGAGAGGGCTCATCTCACACATTGAGCATCAGATATGGGGGTCCTCAGAAGACATGATGCAG gaTTTGATTAATGTCATGAGAAG GAGTGAGAGCTGGATTTTGAAGAGGCCAAACATTGTTTCCAAGAAACCGAAGAGTACATACCAAATTCCAGATCTGAAAGGGACGCTGCAAGTGTTTAAAG TGGACGTGATGCTGAAGCCAGTCAATGCTATTTTGAATATTACCATTTCTGCAGATAAAAGACAGGTAAAAGGCATACAagatttctctcttcaaaatatacATCTATgtagtttctctctttttgatgTCTTGGGTTGCCAGCATTTCTCCTAAGGGAAGTATTACTGGGAAGTAGATGTGTCTGAGAAGATCGCCTGGATCCTGGGGGTGCACAGTAAAGCAAGAAGCCCCAAGAGAAAGGGGagttctgggtttgtttttgatCCGAATGTATATCTTCCAGATGTTTACTCCAGATACAACCCTCAATTTGGCTACTGGGTTGTTGGGTTACAGAATGAATCTGGTTATAAGGTTTTTGAGGAGTCTTCCACCTTTGATCCCAAGGTCTTGACTCTTTGCATGACTGTCCCTCCCCGTATTGGGGTTTTCCTAGACTATGAAGCAGGCATTGTCTCATTTTTCAATATCGCAAACCATGGGTCACTCATCTACGAGTTTTCTAGATGTCAGTTTTTTCAGACTACTTATCCGTATTTTAATCCTTGGAATTGTCCAGTCTCCATCATCCTGTGCCCACCAAGCTCCTGA